A genome region from Triticum aestivum cultivar Chinese Spring chromosome 2B, IWGSC CS RefSeq v2.1, whole genome shotgun sequence includes the following:
- the LOC123040579 gene encoding uncharacterized protein: MSDDGLLQSLFGKFYHDESLRPPPESGDDGEGEDDCWDRREALVDNAAYMIDERNHTTASCPIARKVRGGGVKQDMMQVTFCLSRPPRVSYFCMSYASRDPSQFRCEPTIFAAEGNLAVIGLIHNWTFHNARSCVYFVYRAPVLGNEGPLLTLLPHPPSEVFPEQYESECQLGHNEIGILRYGSASTPAPALAGRPKSDTIGDDYEYDAYKIATLCYYGTNQYVLYIYDSVADAWSRASAAFPRPQNAPPEHLCDRVITVGGAMGWVDLSHGMILCDVHVPSPAGPGPRMLRYVPLPETMQPDNDLRFRAISSFFRDIAVVNGRIKFVDLQLHASPGSRTPNGWTAVTWSMAPGDSGFTKERELNSRDMVNPMEPSLFVAHPTLSSHDDDVLYLMTKTSMDDSASQVIAVNMKNKKLEQAAKYTTQREACMDFAYTRTTISNFLGRDSKGNAKRPGPVLQGSFRKKLHAINPSNDLPTLGDEGDTMDWE, translated from the exons ATGTCAGACGACGGTCTTCTTCAATCTTTGTTCGGCAAGTTCTATCACGACGAGTCCCTGCGTCCTCCGCCGGAAAGCGGCGATGACGGGGAAGGGGAGGATGATTGCTGGGACCGGCGTGAAGCCCTCGTCGACAACGCCGCGTACATGATCGACGAGCGCAACCACACCACCGCGAGCTGCCCCATCGCCAGGAAGGTCAGGGGCGGCGGCGTCAAGCAGGACATGATGCAGGTCACCTTCTGCCTCTCCCGGCCACCACGTGTTTCATACTTCTGCATGTCCTACGCCAGCAGGGACCCCAGCCAGTTCCGCTGCGAGCCCACCATCTTCGCGGCGGAGGGTAACCTCGCCGTCATCGGCCTGATACACAACTGGACCTTCCACAACGCGCGGAGCTGCGTCTATTTCGTCTACCGCGCCCCAGTCCTTGGCAATGAAGGCCCTCTTCTCACGCTGCTTCCGCACCCTCCCAGCGAGGTGTTTCCGGAGCAGTATGAATCTGAATGCCAGTTGGGCCATAACGAAATTGGCATCCTCCGCTACGGTTCCGCTTCCACCCCTGCCCCTGCCCTTGCCGGCCGTCCCAAATCCGACACCATCGGCGACGACTATGAATATGATGCCTACAAGATCGCAACGCTTTGCTACTATGGTACTAATCAGTACGTACTCTACATCTACGATTCCGTCGCTGACGCTTGGAGCCGCGCATCCGCTGCCTTTCCACGGCCGCAGAACGCTCCTCCCGAGCATCTCTGCGACAGGGTCATCACCGTGGGAGGCGCCATGGGCTGGGTCGACCTCTCGCATGGCATGATCCTTTGCGACGTGCATGTCCCCTCTCCTGCTGGGCCCGGCCCCAGGATGCTCCGCTACGTGCCGCTGCCGGAGACAATGCAGCCGGACAACGACCTCCGTTTTCGTGCCATCTCGTCCTTCTTCCGGGACATCGCCGTGGTGAACGGTCGGATCAAGTTCGTCGACCTTCAGCTCCATGCCAGCCCGGGCTCGCGCACCCCGAATGGCTGGACGGCCGTTACATGGAGCATGGCGCCCGGTGATTCGGGTTTCACCAAGGAGAGGGAGCTGAATTCCCGTGATATGGTCAACCCCATGGAGCCGTCCCTGTTTGTTGCTCACCCCACGCTCAGCTCCCATGATGATGATGTCCTCTACCTGATGACCAAGACCAGCATGGATGACAGTGCGTCACAGGTGATCGCCGTTAACATGAAGAACAAGAAGCTGGAGCAAGCCGCAAAATACACCACGCAGAGAGAAGCTTGCATGGACTTCGCGTACACGCGCACTACCATCTCCAACTTTCTCGGTCGAG ATTCAAAGGGCAACGCAAAGCGACCCGGACCGGTGTTACAGGGATCCTTTCGGAAGAAGCTGCATGCGATCAATCCCAGCAACGATCTGCCTACGCTGGGTGATGAAGGGGACACTATGGACTGGGAATAG